A region from the Metopolophium dirhodum isolate CAU chromosome 9, ASM1992520v1, whole genome shotgun sequence genome encodes:
- the LOC132952556 gene encoding sorting and assembly machinery component 50 homolog B-like has protein sequence MVLDTANLMETKPIRIDRVEIVGLKRTKDDIVKKATKCLFDSKTISDVITKSAIVKRNLMQLECFNDVSAKLDVDSIDGQDKYYVTIKVQECNWVQGHVKILSDAHFDNNPDPKLSTGISFLNLFCRGEKLNFVSDIYSSNKKFSTGSISFTKPLLALFNPYLYTTVFKNHYDRNRFGYSFDEYGLNAGLNLSHEYLKLNLLWEGVARDLKYAQNAPFGIREQLGLTMKSSVKMTASYDTRDSGVFPSYGSLVQCCSEFAGIGGSHEFVKNELTLQHTFSTILDFAVTGSFSFGILDKIGTSSGTSSILDNFYLGGPLTFRGFEECGVGKKEDGSITGSSMFWRYNTHVHAPLPFLSKKNKLSNLIRIHLFMNSGNVGNRLGNLTKDIRGLINNVRLSYGAGLALNINNLMRLEINYCLPVFYSNNDSIVSNKNQWGFGLLFY, from the coding sequence atgGTCCTGGATACTGCAAACTTGATGGAGACAAAACCAATCAGGATAGATCGCGTGGAAATTGTTGGCTTAAAAAGAACAAAAGATGATATCGTTAAAAAAGCTACAAAATGTCTATTTGATTCCAAAACCATCAGTGATGTAATTACCAAGAGTGCGATAGTTAAAAGAAACCTGATGCAGTTAGAGTGTTTCAATGATGTATCTGCCAAATTAGATGTTGATAGTATCGATGGAcaagataaatattatgtaactattaaaGTACAGGAATGTAATTGGGTACAAGGACATGTCAAAATTTTATCTGATGCTCATTTTGATAATAACCCTGATCCTAAATTGTCAACtggaatatcatttttaaacttgttttgccgtggtgaaaaattaaattttgtgtcTGATATATACTCATCCAACAAAAAATTCTCTACTGGTAGCATAAGTTTCACAAAACCATTACTTGCCTTATTTAATCCATATTTATACACAACAGTTTTCAAGAACCATTATGATAGAAATAGATTTGGCTATTCATTTGACGAGTACGGATTAAATGCTGGATTAAATTTAAGccatgaatatttaaaactaaacttATTATGGGAAGGAGTGGCTAGAGatttaaaatatgcacaaaaTGCACCATTTGGTATTCGAGAACAGCTTGGGCTTACCATGAAGTCATCTGTTAAAATGACTGCTTCTTATGATACTCGAGATAGTGGTGTGTTTCCCAGTTATGGATCACTAGTCCAGTGTTGTTCAGAATTTGCTGGGATTGGTGGTAGCCATGAGTTTGTAAAAAATGAACTGACCCTTCAACATACATTTAGCACAATCCTAGATTTTGCTGTTACTGGATCTTTCTCTTTTGGTATATTAGACAAAATTGGAACTTCCTCTGGAACAAGCagtattttagataatttttatctTGGCGGACCATTGACTTTCAGAGGATTTGAAGAATGTGGTGTAGGTAAAAAAGAAGATGGGAGCATAACGGGTTCATCAATGTTTTGGAGATACAATACTCATGTACATGCTCCACTTCCatttttatccaaaaaaaataaactgtccAATTTAATAaggatacatttatttatgaattctgGAAATGTTGGAAATCGTCTAGGAAATCTGACCAAAGATATACGAGGACTGATCAACAATGTACGGCTATCATATGGAGCCGGTTTAGCATTAAACATCAACAATTTAATGAGActagaaattaattattgtttaccagttttttattcaaataatgattCTATTGTGTCAAATAAAAATCAGTGGGGCTTTGGTTTGTTGTTCTATTAA
- the LOC132952127 gene encoding uncharacterized protein LOC132952127, translating into MANTTTRSYGKTPTLSSDFTTHAMALLRRRHNSSPNSQSAKLDSSLKFKDIRRIKREIYDTFPDCYVEWIERVNFPEMYGMYLLRKEEMQLDIGGAGSVKEILLYHVTTKSRALKSLKSGLDWRLTRRSRYGCGVSFSEDAEYADKYADNSTRQDKRVIMICSVLVKETYVVNHKWNEGNNLIVPPGTADTTVNSDGNVYVKYNDFDFYPLHLVYYSYHSDYDDYDDYYGGDDYNDNYYFPHHFNFVFDAFNGFYQY; encoded by the exons ATGGCAAATACTACGACACGGTCTTACGGGAAGACACCAACCCTTTCGTCGGACTTTACCACGCACGCCATGGCCCTTTTACGACGGCGGCACAATTCCTCACCGAACAGCCAAAGTGCAAAGCTCGACAGCAGCCTGAAGTTCAAAGATATCCGGCGAATCAAACGCGAAATCTACGATACCTTTCCTGAT tGCTATGTCGAATGGATAGAGAGGGTCAATTTCCCGGAGATGTATGGCATGTACTTGTTGCGCAAAGAGGAAATGCAGTTGGATATAGGCGGAGCGGGCAGTGTAAAGGAAATATTGCTATACCACGTGACCACTAAGTCCAGGGCCCTGAAGTCGCTGAAGAGCGGACTCGACTGGCGCCTTACTCGGCGTTCCAGATACGGATGTGGCGTGTCATTTAGTGAAGATGCCGAGTACGCCGACAAATATGCCGACAATTCTACCCGCCAag ATAAACGAGTTATCATGATATGCTCCGTGCTCGTGAAAGAAACATACGTGGTCAACCATAAATGGAATGAAGGAAACAATTTGATTGTACCACCTGGCACGGCCGACACGACAGTGAACAGTGATGGTAACGTCTATGTCAAGTACAATGACTTTGACTTTTATCCCCTGCATTTGGTGTACTATTCCTATCACTCAGATTATGATGACTACGATGATTACTATGGCGGCGATGACTacaatgacaattattattttccacatCATTTCAACTTTGTCTTTGACgcttttaatggtttttatcaGTATTGA